From Caulobacter segnis, a single genomic window includes:
- a CDS encoding SRPBCC domain-containing protein: MGGREGAAMIELLTEQELAAPPSTVWRALMDFPAYGAWNGYVRRIEGTAELGGRLTVTVAPPGGPPRTFHPVVTRLAPEKTFAWRAVIGTAAIFAGEHIFELDATPAGTRLIHREEFSGLITPLHRRLRLAVTRLGFEAMNADLARLLLHDQAPRPSRLRDALGSAAVE; encoded by the coding sequence ATGGGCGGACGCGAGGGGGCGGCGATGATCGAGCTTCTCACCGAACAGGAGTTGGCCGCGCCGCCGTCGACGGTGTGGCGGGCCCTGATGGACTTCCCGGCCTATGGCGCGTGGAACGGCTACGTGCGGCGCATCGAGGGAACGGCCGAACTGGGCGGGCGCCTGACCGTCACCGTCGCGCCGCCCGGCGGTCCGCCGCGGACCTTCCATCCCGTCGTCACCCGGCTGGCGCCGGAGAAGACGTTCGCGTGGCGCGCGGTGATCGGGACGGCGGCGATCTTCGCCGGCGAGCACATCTTCGAGCTGGATGCGACGCCGGCGGGAACGCGACTGATCCACCGCGAGGAGTTCTCGGGTCTGATCACGCCGTTGCACCGGCGCCTGCGGCTGGCGGTGACCCGTCTCGGCTTCGAGGCGATGAACGCCGATCTCGCGCGGCTGCTTCTTCACGATCAGGCTCCTAGGCCGTCGCGTCTTCGTGACGCCCTCGGATCCGCAGCGGTGGAATGA
- a CDS encoding FAD-binding oxidoreductase, which produces MKHTQEARLRRRSFASWSKVLPGDSLCVPDGQGWLEGCARGLSLAPRGAGRSFGDAAFGVPEGLTCQAPRGAAFDLDILGHLLWLDAGDSVGAAHRWLEGTAFEFPIYGGTQWASVGGATAGDIHGKNHPGEGSFGRHVAALDIVLASGETLRCSRTAHEDLFHATLGGMGLTGLITRVALRVRPRASPTLRVRRRQVAGLDALWPLLWPDTPPDYAFATVFDLAQHRPRGLVFQADRTSAATPPPRIARRIDLPRLPVITPGAVRAVGQLVLNATRDPAETLVHRRDFNYSGLHEHLYGWNQLYGLRGMIEYQFAASQGAFPALVERFVNLARAHDAPMLAAVIKPMGPLASGGLLSFPMAGATINFQVPWSPRALAWLDLGSEAVIAAGGRVNLTKDCCLRPDQMARMYPDLDRWRETVRTYDPRGRVLSALARRLDLKPWATAPAS; this is translated from the coding sequence ATGAAACATACCCAGGAAGCGCGTCTGCGTCGCCGGTCGTTCGCCAGCTGGTCCAAGGTCCTGCCGGGCGACAGCCTGTGCGTCCCCGATGGCCAGGGATGGCTGGAAGGCTGCGCGCGGGGGCTGTCCCTGGCGCCCCGTGGGGCGGGCCGCAGCTTCGGCGACGCGGCCTTCGGCGTGCCCGAGGGCCTGACCTGCCAAGCTCCCCGAGGCGCCGCGTTCGACCTCGACATCCTCGGCCACCTGCTCTGGCTAGACGCCGGCGACAGTGTCGGCGCGGCGCACCGTTGGCTGGAAGGCACGGCGTTCGAGTTTCCGATCTACGGCGGCACCCAATGGGCCAGCGTGGGCGGCGCGACGGCCGGCGATATCCACGGCAAGAACCATCCCGGCGAGGGCTCGTTCGGCCGTCACGTCGCGGCGCTCGACATCGTGTTGGCCTCGGGCGAGACGCTGCGCTGCTCGCGGACCGCGCACGAGGATCTCTTCCACGCCACCCTCGGCGGCATGGGCCTGACCGGTCTGATCACCCGCGTCGCCCTGAGGGTCCGCCCGCGCGCCAGCCCGACCCTGAGGGTGCGCCGCCGCCAGGTCGCGGGCCTCGATGCGCTGTGGCCCCTGCTTTGGCCCGACACCCCGCCCGACTACGCCTTCGCGACCGTCTTCGACTTGGCCCAGCACCGGCCGCGCGGGCTGGTGTTCCAGGCCGATCGCACCTCGGCCGCCACGCCGCCGCCGCGTATCGCCCGACGGATCGACCTGCCCCGCCTGCCGGTGATCACGCCCGGCGCGGTGCGGGCCGTCGGTCAGCTCGTCCTGAACGCGACCCGAGACCCGGCCGAGACGCTCGTCCATCGCCGCGACTTCAACTATTCGGGCCTGCACGAGCATCTTTATGGCTGGAACCAGCTGTACGGCCTGCGGGGTATGATCGAATACCAGTTCGCCGCCTCGCAGGGGGCGTTCCCGGCGCTGGTCGAGCGCTTCGTGAACCTGGCCCGCGCTCATGACGCGCCCATGCTGGCGGCGGTGATCAAGCCGATGGGGCCGCTGGCGTCAGGCGGTCTGCTGTCGTTCCCCATGGCGGGCGCGACCATCAATTTCCAGGTCCCCTGGTCGCCCCGCGCCCTGGCCTGGCTGGACCTAGGCAGCGAGGCGGTGATCGCCGCCGGCGGCCGGGTCAACCTGACCAAGGACTGTTGCCTGCGCCCCGACCAGATGGCCCGGATGTATCCCGATCTCGACCGCTGGCGGGAGACGGTCAGGACCTACGACCCGCGAGGCCGCGTGCTCTCGGCCCTCGCGCGCCGGCTCGACCTGAAGCCCTGGGCGACCGCGCCCGCTTCGTAG
- a CDS encoding CDP-alcohol phosphatidyltransferase family protein, with translation MLTRIKSVFAPVVAAPARGLIRLGLTPNAVTLGAMVISLALCGLLAWTKAILVLVPLLALSLLLDALDGPVARLSGKVSKTGAYLDALCDRVSDGALCLALAAATGHWKLYFVVALGAGLFSYAKARAEMEAPIGNEAWPDLMERTERCTVLLVSAFAYGLFPNWSVAGLDLLDWALALLAALIWASLIQRVLRAVDWLERVDDPTKRARSPRASGRAGARGPRARGLAGRRS, from the coding sequence ATGCTGACCCGGATCAAGTCCGTCTTCGCCCCCGTGGTGGCCGCTCCAGCGCGCGGCCTCATCCGGCTGGGCCTGACGCCCAACGCCGTGACCCTGGGCGCGATGGTGATCTCTCTGGCGCTCTGCGGCCTGCTGGCTTGGACCAAGGCCATCCTGGTGCTGGTCCCGCTGCTGGCGCTGTCGCTGCTGCTGGACGCCCTGGATGGGCCGGTGGCGCGACTGAGCGGCAAGGTCAGCAAGACCGGCGCCTATCTGGACGCCTTGTGCGACCGGGTGTCCGACGGCGCGCTGTGCCTGGCGCTGGCGGCGGCGACCGGCCATTGGAAGCTCTATTTCGTGGTCGCGCTGGGGGCGGGCCTGTTCAGCTACGCCAAGGCGCGGGCCGAGATGGAGGCGCCGATCGGCAACGAGGCCTGGCCAGACCTGATGGAGCGCACCGAGCGCTGCACGGTCCTGCTGGTCTCGGCCTTCGCCTATGGCCTGTTTCCCAACTGGTCGGTGGCGGGGCTGGACCTGCTGGACTGGGCGCTGGCCCTGCTGGCGGCGCTGATCTGGGCGTCGTTGATCCAGCGCGTCCTGCGCGCGGTCGACTGGCTGGAGCGGGTCGACGATCCTACGAAGCGGGCGCGGTCGCCCAGGGCTTCAGGTCGAGCCGGCGCGCGAGGGCCGAGAGCACGCGGCCTCGCGGGTCGTAGGTCCTGA
- a CDS encoding DegT/DnrJ/EryC1/StrS family aminotransferase — protein MSLTPPPLTLLPKHSPALGPLDFAQAARRARDPDAHLQALWRDRLPGKRVFGMPAGRHALWAFLDAAKIPHEGEVIVAGYNYYVIVRLLVQWGLRPVFVDIDLATLSLDAAEVAKAVNTSTRLVLVTHMFGAPADIDAILAICRPLGIKVFEDCAHAAGSRDRHGQLGARGDGALFSFGPQKLVNCFGGGMLALDESLAEGWTPPPPPKVSWAVAASTPAKALLSACMVPSVYRWTLRPLITLGRFLAARGLPWLRDLASPSKDLAGYRFDPASRPPFAPFMPFLCERQLGRLDDNIAARRAVVARIKAATAHLGSYEFLDEDRFGRANGSYFGVLVDDSEGFTRAMLEAGVEVEPHEFYDCASLPQFAAFAATCPRARLASDHLVRLPSYPQLTGRRLDRIIRAMERYAWRAHPVVTETAPC, from the coding sequence ATGTCCCTGACCCCGCCGCCCCTGACCCTGTTGCCCAAGCACTCGCCGGCCCTGGGGCCGCTGGACTTCGCTCAGGCGGCGCGGCGCGCCCGCGATCCCGACGCGCACCTGCAGGCGCTTTGGCGCGACCGACTGCCGGGCAAGCGGGTGTTCGGCATGCCCGCCGGGCGTCACGCGCTGTGGGCGTTCCTGGACGCCGCCAAGATCCCGCACGAGGGTGAGGTGATCGTCGCCGGCTACAACTACTATGTGATCGTCCGCCTTCTGGTTCAGTGGGGGCTGCGGCCGGTCTTCGTCGACATCGACTTGGCGACGCTGAGCCTGGACGCGGCCGAGGTGGCCAAGGCCGTGAACACCAGCACGCGGCTGGTGCTGGTCACGCACATGTTTGGCGCACCGGCCGACATCGACGCCATCCTGGCGATCTGCCGACCCCTAGGGATCAAGGTGTTCGAGGACTGCGCCCACGCGGCCGGCAGCCGCGATCGCCACGGCCAACTTGGGGCGCGCGGCGACGGCGCGCTGTTCAGCTTCGGGCCCCAGAAGCTGGTCAACTGCTTCGGCGGCGGGATGCTGGCGCTGGACGAGTCCCTGGCCGAGGGCTGGACCCCGCCGCCGCCGCCCAAGGTCTCCTGGGCCGTGGCCGCCTCGACGCCGGCCAAGGCGCTGCTGTCGGCCTGCATGGTCCCGAGCGTCTACCGCTGGACGCTGAGGCCGCTGATCACCCTGGGGCGCTTCCTGGCCGCGCGCGGTCTGCCCTGGCTGCGCGACCTGGCCTCGCCATCCAAGGATCTGGCGGGCTATCGCTTCGACCCGGCCTCGCGGCCGCCCTTCGCGCCGTTCATGCCCTTCCTCTGCGAACGCCAGCTGGGACGGCTGGACGACAATATCGCGGCGCGGCGAGCGGTGGTGGCGCGGATCAAGGCCGCCACCGCGCATCTGGGCTCCTACGAGTTCCTCGACGAGGACCGGTTCGGCCGCGCCAACGGCTCGTATTTCGGGGTCCTGGTCGACGATTCCGAAGGCTTCACGCGCGCCATGCTCGAGGCGGGCGTCGAGGTCGAGCCGCATGAGTTCTATGACTGCGCCAGCCTGCCGCAATTCGCCGCGTTCGCCGCGACCTGTCCGCGCGCCCGGCTGGCCAGCGACCATCTGGTTCGCCTGCCCAGCTATCCGCAGCTGACGGGGCGTCGGCTGGATCGGATCATCCGGGCGATGGAGCGCTATGCGTGGCGCGCCCACCCCGTCGTCACGGAGACCGCGCCATGCTGA
- a CDS encoding sulfotransferase family protein encodes MDLRERLGFVDNNVWLWGRVGAQAWWDARQARGALARDPDRFAEVKVFCNFIGYPRSGHSVVSSILDAHQAAVFSHRLDALGHLKAGVAPEAVFHMIARNAERFARDGRKLTAYAYPVPGQHQGRGGRPTVIGDQEAKWATLRLSRDPELLARARFRHAPRLAFIHVVRNPFDNIATLANRTQSALESAMETYFQLCAGVERVKARYPEQVLDIRHEELVAAPRAQIRRLGEFLGLTVDEPYLEACAGLVYPAASQSRASRSWSGALVRDVEQRAGRHPHLAGYAYDR; translated from the coding sequence ATGGACCTGCGCGAGCGCCTCGGTTTCGTCGACAACAACGTCTGGCTCTGGGGGCGCGTGGGCGCCCAGGCCTGGTGGGACGCGCGCCAGGCGCGGGGCGCGCTGGCCCGCGACCCGGACCGCTTCGCCGAGGTGAAGGTGTTCTGCAACTTCATCGGCTATCCGCGCAGCGGCCACAGCGTGGTCAGCTCGATCCTCGACGCGCACCAGGCGGCGGTGTTCTCGCATCGGCTGGACGCCCTGGGTCATCTGAAGGCTGGTGTCGCGCCGGAGGCGGTGTTCCACATGATCGCCCGCAACGCCGAGCGGTTCGCGCGCGACGGTCGCAAGCTGACCGCCTACGCCTATCCCGTCCCCGGCCAGCACCAGGGGCGCGGCGGTCGGCCGACCGTGATCGGCGACCAAGAGGCCAAGTGGGCGACGCTGCGCCTGAGCCGCGACCCCGAGCTGCTGGCCCGCGCCCGGTTCCGCCACGCGCCCCGCCTGGCCTTCATCCACGTGGTGCGCAACCCGTTCGACAACATCGCCACCCTGGCCAACCGGACCCAGAGCGCGCTGGAGTCGGCCATGGAGACCTATTTCCAGCTGTGCGCTGGCGTCGAGCGGGTGAAGGCCCGCTATCCGGAGCAGGTGCTGGACATCCGCCACGAGGAGCTCGTCGCGGCGCCGCGCGCCCAGATCCGCCGCCTGGGCGAATTCCTGGGACTGACGGTCGATGAGCCGTATCTCGAAGCCTGTGCCGGCCTGGTCTATCCGGCCGCCAGCCAGTCGCGCGCCAGCCGATCCTGGTCCGGCGCCCTGGTTCGCGACGTCGAGCAGCGCGCAGGCCGCCATCCACATCTGGCGGGCTACGCCTATGACCGTTGA
- a CDS encoding B12-binding domain-containing radical SAM protein, producing the protein MTVRPRVLIICAHFHGDRSFKRDLSLLQPQAGLQIGSLIDPERYEIQIYQEMWHGSLTPDRLPPADIVFLSGLAKDFDRQRQLSYVYRRRGAKVIAGGYFCTMFPEFAARFFDAICAGGVDSVRDVMADLEAGALKPIYRSPQTVLSDYRIRYDMLVDNDLHPASHLVEASRGCNFKCDFCVIPAEGARHTKYGVQRVTQAIDDAVAASPFWSLRRWLPTVWFIDNNFGNDLRYLRELCAELAKDRRLKGWGALVTQDILKNRKIIDLMAQSGCAVLFTGLESLDLDFLHRHDKVQNLSKTTNFVDDIAYAQSRGIVVIYGYLFDPRITSVQAMRAQLDTILSHRALLFPSFIAIVSPLVGTKLFWQAASAGQLRPNLRLRDIDGQTVVYRDCQDPDERLTAFLTQLFRRPDTLVNRPRHLLDFLRRAWTLRRASPLAHVVHFRAHFRLFNLAKGRKGGLTLNYMAGEQPLDGHYDHGPPDITPEDRALYFDPILVTDAAGAPASWLEPYQPAPARAPAMAS; encoded by the coding sequence ATGACCGTCCGTCCTCGCGTGCTGATCATCTGCGCCCACTTCCATGGCGACCGCAGCTTCAAGCGCGACCTCTCGTTGCTGCAGCCGCAGGCCGGCCTGCAGATCGGTTCGCTGATCGATCCTGAGCGCTACGAGATCCAGATCTATCAGGAGATGTGGCACGGCTCGCTGACGCCAGATCGTCTGCCGCCGGCCGACATCGTCTTCCTGAGCGGCCTGGCCAAGGACTTCGATCGCCAGCGCCAGCTGTCGTACGTCTACCGCCGGCGCGGCGCCAAGGTGATCGCCGGCGGCTACTTCTGCACGATGTTTCCCGAGTTCGCCGCCCGGTTCTTCGACGCGATCTGCGCCGGCGGTGTCGACTCCGTGCGCGACGTAATGGCCGATCTCGAAGCCGGGGCGCTGAAGCCGATCTACCGCTCGCCCCAGACCGTGCTGAGCGACTACCGGATCCGCTACGACATGCTGGTCGACAACGACCTGCATCCGGCCTCGCATCTGGTCGAAGCCTCGCGCGGCTGCAATTTCAAGTGCGACTTCTGCGTCATCCCAGCCGAGGGCGCGCGTCACACCAAGTATGGGGTCCAGCGCGTGACCCAGGCGATCGACGACGCCGTCGCCGCCAGTCCCTTCTGGTCCCTGCGTCGCTGGCTTCCGACGGTCTGGTTCATCGACAACAACTTCGGCAACGACCTGCGCTATCTGCGCGAGCTGTGCGCCGAACTGGCCAAGGACCGACGACTCAAGGGCTGGGGCGCGCTGGTCACCCAGGACATCCTGAAGAACCGCAAGATCATCGACCTGATGGCGCAAAGCGGCTGCGCGGTGCTGTTCACCGGCCTGGAGTCGCTGGATCTCGACTTCCTGCACCGCCACGACAAGGTGCAGAACCTCTCCAAGACCACCAACTTCGTCGACGACATCGCCTACGCCCAGAGCCGGGGGATCGTGGTGATCTACGGCTATCTGTTCGATCCCAGGATCACCTCGGTCCAGGCCATGCGCGCCCAACTGGACACCATCCTGTCCCATCGGGCGCTGCTGTTTCCCAGCTTCATCGCCATCGTCTCCCCGCTGGTGGGCACCAAGCTGTTCTGGCAGGCGGCCAGCGCGGGCCAGCTGCGGCCGAACCTGCGCCTGCGCGACATCGACGGACAGACCGTGGTCTATCGCGACTGTCAGGACCCGGACGAGCGTCTGACGGCCTTCCTGACTCAGCTGTTCCGTCGGCCCGACACCCTGGTCAATCGGCCCCGGCACCTGCTGGATTTCCTGCGTCGCGCCTGGACCCTGCGCCGCGCCTCGCCGCTGGCCCACGTGGTCCACTTCCGGGCTCACTTCCGGCTGTTCAACCTGGCCAAGGGGCGCAAGGGCGGGCTGACGCTCAACTACATGGCCGGCGAGCAGCCGCTGGACGGCCATTACGACCACGGCCCGCCGGACATCACGCCGGAAGACCGCGCGCTGTACTTCGATCCCATCCTGGTCACCGACGCCGCCGGCGCGCCGGCGTCCTGGCTGGAGCCCTATCAACCCGCGCCCGCCCGGGCCCCGGCGATGGCGAGCTGA
- a CDS encoding metallophosphoesterase family protein produces MTLVAHLSDLHFGRERAVVVEGLLADLRVLRPDLIIVSGDLTERAFHWQFRRARRFLGRLPAPWIATPGNHDVPLLPLFERLGRPTARFAQHIDPSRVPVRQAGEAWVAGLCTAHGKTWKDGAIQPDLLDEVDALARGAPQGARRIVIAHHPFQPPPDDPRYRLVDGWEAGLRQLSAAGVDMVLGGHIHRAYAVDVAGALGLDRPLLIVQAPTAVSPHLRDRPNGYNLLRLEGARVEIAARYWDGRGFTEEALGRWTLAERSPADLKRRAVA; encoded by the coding sequence ATGACCCTGGTGGCGCACCTCTCGGACCTGCATTTCGGACGTGAGCGCGCCGTCGTGGTCGAGGGCCTGCTGGCCGACCTCCGCGTGCTTCGCCCCGACCTGATCATCGTCAGCGGCGACCTGACCGAGCGGGCTTTCCACTGGCAGTTCCGCCGGGCGCGCCGTTTCCTGGGCCGCTTGCCGGCGCCGTGGATCGCCACGCCGGGCAATCATGACGTGCCGCTCCTGCCGCTGTTCGAGCGCCTGGGCCGTCCGACCGCGCGCTTCGCCCAACACATCGATCCCAGCCGCGTCCCGGTGCGCCAGGCGGGCGAGGCCTGGGTGGCCGGCCTCTGCACCGCCCACGGCAAGACCTGGAAGGACGGCGCGATCCAGCCGGATCTGCTGGATGAGGTCGACGCTCTGGCGCGGGGCGCGCCGCAAGGGGCGCGCCGCATCGTGATCGCTCACCATCCCTTCCAGCCGCCGCCGGACGATCCGCGCTATCGGTTGGTCGATGGTTGGGAGGCGGGGCTGCGACAGCTTTCGGCCGCCGGGGTCGACATGGTGCTGGGCGGCCATATCCACCGCGCCTATGCCGTCGACGTCGCCGGCGCGCTGGGGCTGGATCGACCGCTGCTGATCGTCCAGGCGCCGACGGCGGTCTCGCCGCATCTGCGCGATCGGCCCAATGGCTACAACCTGCTCAGGCTGGAGGGCGCGCGTGTCGAGATCGCCGCCCGCTACTGGGATGGACGCGGCTTCACCGAGGAAGCCCTCGGTCGCTGGACCCTGGCCGAGCGCTCGCCGGCGGACCTGAAGCGGAGAGCCGTCGCATGA
- a CDS encoding inositol-3-phosphate synthase, translating to MIKIAIAGVGNCASALIQGLHYYGGDAAPDCAGLMHADIGGWRPSDIDIVAAFDIDVRKVGRPLREAVFAPPNCALVFCPDLPRASVKVSMAPLLDGVAEHMADYPDHQAFRPSAEPPVDVAAVLKASGAQVLLSYLPVGSEAAARHYAQACLDAGVAFINCAPVFIASDPAWAARFKAAGLPILGDDIKSQLGATIVHRMLSRLFGERGVVIDRTYQLNTGGNTDFLNMLARERLRSKKISKTRAVTSQIAQDIAADNVHIGPSDYVPWQKDNKICFIRIEGRGFGDVPLEMDLKLSVQDSPNSAGVVIDLIRLARVARDQGLGGPIEAPCAYYMKHPPQQMNDETARSLTAEFIRQAQRQAETV from the coding sequence ATGATCAAGATCGCCATCGCGGGGGTGGGCAATTGCGCCAGCGCGCTGATCCAGGGCTTGCACTACTACGGCGGTGACGCCGCGCCCGATTGCGCCGGCTTGATGCACGCCGACATCGGCGGCTGGCGGCCCAGCGACATCGACATCGTGGCCGCGTTCGACATCGACGTTCGCAAGGTCGGCCGACCGCTGCGCGAGGCGGTGTTCGCGCCGCCCAACTGCGCCCTGGTGTTTTGTCCCGACCTGCCGCGCGCCTCGGTCAAGGTCAGCATGGCGCCGCTGCTGGACGGGGTGGCCGAGCACATGGCCGATTATCCCGACCACCAGGCCTTCCGACCCTCGGCCGAGCCGCCGGTCGACGTGGCCGCGGTGCTGAAGGCCTCTGGAGCCCAGGTGCTGCTCAGCTATCTGCCCGTCGGGTCCGAGGCCGCCGCGCGCCACTACGCCCAGGCCTGCCTCGACGCGGGCGTGGCCTTCATCAACTGCGCGCCCGTGTTCATTGCCTCCGATCCGGCCTGGGCGGCGCGGTTCAAGGCGGCGGGACTGCCGATCCTGGGCGACGACATCAAGAGCCAGTTGGGCGCGACCATCGTCCACCGCATGCTCTCGCGCCTGTTCGGTGAGCGCGGCGTGGTGATCGACCGGACCTACCAGCTGAACACCGGCGGCAACACCGACTTCCTCAACATGCTGGCCCGCGAGCGTCTGAGGTCCAAGAAGATCTCCAAGACCCGCGCGGTGACCTCGCAAATCGCCCAGGACATCGCCGCCGACAACGTCCACATCGGGCCGTCGGACTACGTGCCCTGGCAGAAGGACAACAAGATCTGCTTCATCCGCATCGAGGGACGCGGGTTTGGCGACGTGCCGCTGGAGATGGATCTGAAGCTGTCGGTCCAGGACTCGCCCAACAGCGCTGGCGTGGTGATCGACCTTATCCGCCTGGCCCGCGTCGCCCGCGATCAGGGCCTGGGCGGCCCGATCGAGGCGCCGTGCGCCTACTACATGAAGCATCCGCCGCAGCAGATGAACGACGAGACGGCCCGAAGCCTGACCGCCGAATTCATCCGCCAGGCCCAGCGCCAGGCCGAGACCGTGTGA